The following proteins are encoded in a genomic region of Hirundo rustica isolate bHirRus1 chromosome 15, bHirRus1.pri.v3, whole genome shotgun sequence:
- the MEIOB gene encoding meiosis-specific with OB domain-containing protein, producing the protein MAHSRPARDFVALSDLHPNLARPNVIGVVIGKTDVRSFPDRKNIGTERYTFSFTIRDSPAYFINVQSWGREEYIRSLSESFRVGDCVTIENPLIQSKEAEREEKFSPVTPSGYKLLLSENHSVVKTSSCYDTDTRLLSLLHLPVKDPQDYYSLGDIVANGQSLHGRVLNVLAAVMAVGEPKYFVTSDKRKGQRCEVKLYDETERSFPIVCWDNESIQLAQSWIPQETVIFASDVRINFDKFRNCMTATVISKTIITTNPETAEANVLFSFIKESAQAGALPSPVKELPNETINLEAVVDVYTVEQLKEKALQSDGKLEPLHGIIYGYISTLDIDENVSRVLRNRCSVCRFIVNEASNTCAFCSDVSPEARSTFASFDILVDVTDHTGTLRSCYLSDCVAEETLACTVQEFLMLEEDQKTALKWQLLLERSKIYFKVTSSPNWRTGLKVNLLSCKLADPVEASQSFLGRDWDD; encoded by the exons ACATTGGCACTGAAAGATACACCTTCAGTTTTACCATTCGTGATTCCCCAGCTTACTTCATTAATGTCCAgtcctggggcagggaagagTACATCAGATCCCTCTCAGAAAGCTTCAGGGTCGGTGACTGCG TTACAATCGAAAATCCTTTAATTCAGtcaaaggaagcagaaagagaagagaaattcaGCCCTGTAACTCCTAG TGGCTACAAATTATTGCTCAGTGAAAATCACTCTGTGGTTAAAACCTCTTCCTGCTACGACACAGACACCAGgctcctgtctctgctgcaCCTGCCTGTCAAGGACCCTCAGGATTATTATTCCCTGGGGGATATTGTGGCAAATGGACAAAGCCTCCATGGGAGAGTCCTCAACGTGCTGGCAGCTGTGATGGCA GTTGGGGAGCCAAAGTATTTCGTGACTTCAGACAAAAGGAAAGGCCAGAGGTGTGAAGTGAAGCTCTACGATGAAACAGAGAGGTCTTTCCCAATAGTATG ctgGGATAATGAATCCATCCAGCTGGCACAGAGTTGGATCCCCCAAGAAACAG TTATATTTGCATCAGATGTCAGAATCAATTTTGACAAATTTAGGAACTGCATGACTGCAACTGTGATATCTAAAACCATCATCACAACTAACCCAG aaacagcagaagcaaATGTTCTCTTCAGCTTCATCAAAGAGAGCGcccaggcaggagctctgcccagcccagtGAAGGAGCTGCCAAATGAAACCATTAACT TGGAGGCTGTAGTGGATGTCTACACAGTggaacagctgaaagaaaaagctctCCAGAGTGATGGGAAGCTGGAGCCTCTCCATGGAATTATTTATGGCTACATTTCCACCCTGGACATCGACGAGAACGTGTCCAGAGTCCTGCGCAACAGATG CTCAGTGTGCCGCTTCATCGTGAACGAGGCGTCCAACACCTGCGCCTTCTGCAGCGACGTCTCCCCAGAGGCCAGGTCCACCTTTGCCAGCTTCGACATCCTGGTGGATGTGACAGACCACACAGGCACCCTGCGCTCCTGCTACCTGTCCGACTGTGTCGCTGAGGAAACCCTGGCCTGCACG GTCCAAGAATTCCTCATGCTGGAAGAAGACCAGAAGACTGCACTGAAGTGGCAATTGCTCTTGGAACGAAGCAAGATTTACTTCAAA gtTACTTCATCACCCAATTGGAGAACTGGATTAAAAGTGAATCTTCTTTCCTGCAAACTGGCAGATCCTGTAGAGGCCAGTCAGAGCTTTTTGGGAAGAGACTGGGATGATTAG